One window of the Xenopus tropicalis strain Nigerian chromosome 10, UCB_Xtro_10.0, whole genome shotgun sequence genome contains the following:
- the slc12a5 gene encoding solute carrier family 12 member 5 isoform X2, whose protein sequence is MLNNLTECEEGEGGPSQGDGNPKESSPFINSSEMDTGKNMALFEEEMDTSPMVSSLLSGLANYTNLTQGVKEHEEAENNEGGKKKPVQAPRMGTFMGVYLPCLQNIFGVILFLRLTWVVGVGGIMESFIMVVMCCSCTMLTAISMSAIATNGVVPAGGSYYMISRSLGPEFGGAVGLCFYLGTTFAGAMYILGTIEILLTYLFPGMAIFIAQEAREEPAALLNNMRVYGTCVLTCMAIVVFVGVKYVNKFALVFLGCVILSIIAIYAGVIKSAFDPPDFPICLLGNRTLSRKGFDVCAKFIDSGNETVTTKLWALFCSSPFLNATCDTYFSQNNVTEVQGIPGVASGLIRDNLWAGYMQKGIIVEKQGLRSAPNSDALNLDQPYVFSDMTTYFTLLVGIYFPSVTGIMAGSNRSGDLRDAQKSIPIGTIMAIATTSFVYISSVILFGACIEGVVLRDKFGEAVNGNLVVGTLAWPSPWVIVIGSFFSTCGAGLQSLTGAPRLLQAIARDGIVPFLQVFGHGKANGEPTWALLLTACICEIGILIASLDEVAPILSMFFLMCYMFVNLACAVQTLLRTPNWRPRFKYYHWTLSFLGMSLCLSLMFICSWYYALVAMSIAGLIYKYIEYRGAEKEWGDGIRGLSLSAARYALLRLEEGPPHTKNWRPQLLVLVRVDQDQNVVHPQLLSLTSQLKAGKGLTIVGSVVEGTYLENHPQCQRAEESIRRLMEAEKVKGFCKVVISSNTRDGISHLIQSSGLGGLQHNTLLVGWPRNWRQKEDHQTWRNFIELVRETTAAHLALIVSKNVAMFPGNLERFSEGNIDVWWVVHDGGMLMLLPFLLRHHKVWKRCTMRIFTVAQMDDNSIQMKKDLTTFLYHLRINAEVEVVEMHDSDISAYTYEKTLVMEQRSQILKQMHLTKTEREREIQSITDESRGSIRRKNPSNSRLHLSVPEEQVGDCEEKSEEEVQLIHDKNTTGFSESAQSPAEEPDTTQEKVHLTWTKDKCTAEKNSSKCPSTPEAIKDFFNMKPNQSNVRRMHTAVKLNEVIVKKSHDAKLVLLNMPGPPRNRKGDENYMEFLEVLTEHLDRVMLVRGGGREVITIYS, encoded by the exons GCACCCCGGATGGGCACCTTCATGGGGGTCTACCTACCCTGCTTACAAAACATTTTTGGAGTGATCTTATTCCTACGTCTCACCTGGGTGGTCGGCGTTGGCGGCATCATGGAATCTTTCATTATGGTTGTGATGTGCTGCTCTTGT ACCATGCTGACTGCTATCTCAATGAGCGCCATCGCTACCAATGGAGTTGTGCCAG cTGGTGGATCATATTACATGATCTCTCGATCGCTTGGGCCGGAGTTTGGAGGAGCTGTGGGACTTTGCTTTTATCTTGGAACCACATTTGCAGGTGCCATGTACATCCTGGGAACCATAGAGATCCTGCTG ACTTATCTCTTCCCTGGCATGGCTATCTTTATCGCTCAGGAAGCTAGGGAGGAACCTGCAGCATTGCTCAACAATATGCGTGTTTATGGCACATGTGTGCTCACCTGCATGGCCATTGTAGTTTTTGTAGGAGTTAAATATGTGAATAAGTTTGCCCTGGTTTTCCTGGGCTGTGTCATCTTGTCCATCATCGCAATATACGCCGGGGTAATCAAGTCCGCTTTCGACCCTCCAGATTTTCC TATCTGCCTTCTTGGTAATCGTACACTCTCCAGGAAAGGGTTTGATGTCTGTGCCAAGTTTATTGACAGTGGCAACGAGACAGTCACCACCAAGCTGTGGGCTCTCTTCTGCTCCTCACCATTCCTGAATGCCACATGTGATACATACTTCTCTCAGAACAACGTGACTGAGGTTCAGGGCATCCCTGGTGTAGCCAGTGGTCTTATTCGAG ATAACCTTTGGGCTGGTTATATGCAGAAAGGTATCATAGTGGAGAAACAAGGACTACGATCTGCTCCTAATTCAGATGCCCTCAATCTGGATCAGCCTTATGTTTTCAGTGATATGACCACCTACTTTACTCTTCTGGTGGGGATCTACTTCCCCTCAGTTACAG GCATTATGGCTGGTTCCAACAGGTCTGGAGATCTTCGGGATGCCCAGAAATCCATCCCCATTGGCACTATTATGGCCATAGCCACCACATCATTTGTGT ATATCTCTTCAGTTATTTTATTTGGAGCATGCATCGAGGGGGTTGTCTTGCGTGACAA atttggagAGGCGGTGAATGGAAATTTAGTGGTAGGCACTCTAGCATGGCCATCCCCTTGGGTCATTGTGATTGGATCTTTTTTCTCTACATGTGGGGCAGGTTTGCAGAGTTTAACAGGGGCCCCACGTCTTCTACAAGCAATTGCTCGAGATGGAATTGTTCCGTTTCTCCAG GTCTTTGGTCATGGGAAAGCTAATGGAGAGCCAACATGGGCCCTTCTCCTCACCGCCTGTATCTGTGAGATTGGTATCCTCATTGCATCCCTGGATGAAGTGGCTCCAATTCTTTCAAT GTTTTTCTTAATGTGTTACATGTTTGTTAACTTGGCCTGTGCAGTGCAGACCTTGTTAAGGACTCCCAACTGGAGGCCTCGTTTCAAATATTATCACTG GACTCTTTCATTTCTTGGGATGAGTCTTTGTCTGTCTCTTATGTTTATCTGCTCCTGGTACTATGCTCTTGTTGCCATGTCGATCGCTGgacttatttataaatacattgagTACAGAGG GGCAGAGAAAGAGTGGGGTGATGGGATCCGCGGTCTGTCCCTCAGTGCTGCTCGATATGCACTACTGCGGTTAGAAGAAGGGCCACCACACACGAAGAACTGGAG GCCTCAGTTGCTGGTTCTAGTACGTGTGGACCAGGATCAAAATGTTGTTCACCCGCAGCTCCTTTCATTAACCTCTCAACTGAAGGCAGGAAAGGGTCTGACGATTGTTGGCTCAGTGGTAGAGGGAACATACTTAGAAAACCACCCTCAGTGTCAGCGTGCTGAAGAG TCTATTCGCCGACTCATGGAGGCAGAGAAAGTTAAAGGTTTCTGCAAGGTGGTTATTTCATCAAATACCCGGGATGGGATTTCCCATCTGATTCAGTCTAGTGGACTTGGAGGCTTGCAGCACAATACCCTGCTAGTGGGTTGGCCACGAAACTGGAGGCAAAAAGAAGACCACCAAACCTGGAGAAATTTCATTG AACTTGTAAGAGAAACAACTGCTGCTCACCTGGCTCTAATTGTTAGCAAGAATGTAGCTATGTTCCCTGGAAACCTAGAGAGATTTTCTGAAGGCAACATTGATGTTTGGTGGGTGGTCCATGATGGAGGAATGTTGATGTTACTGCCATTCCTCCTGCGTCATCACAAG GTTTGGAAGAGATGTACAATGCGCATATTTACTGTTGCACAGATGGACGACAACAGCATACAGATGAAGAAAGACTTGACCACTTTCCTTTATCATTTAAGAATTAATGCTGAGGTAGAGGTGGTTGAAATG caTGACAGCGACATCTCGGCCTATACTTATGAGAAGACGCTAGTTATGGAGCAGAGGTCCCAAATCCTAAAGCAGATGCATCTCACCAAAACTGAACGTGAACGTGAG ATTCAAAGTATTACAGATGAATCCCGTGGATCCATCAGACGTAAGAATCCTTCCAACTCCAGGCTGCACTTGAGCGTTCCAGAAGAGCAGGTGGGAGACTGTGAGGAGAAGTCCGAAGAAGAG GTACAGCTTATTCATGACAAAAATACAACAGGCTTTTCAGAGAGTGCCCAGTCTCCAGCAGAAGAACCAGACACAACTCAAGAGAAAGTGCACCTTACCTGGACTAAAGACAAATGCACAGCAGAAAAAAACAGTAGTAAATGTCCCAGCACTCCAGAGGCCATTAAAGATTTCTTCAACATGAAGCC aaaccagtcaAATGTACGAAGAATGCACACAGCTGTGAAACTCAATGAAGTAATTGTGAAAAAATCCCATGATGCAAAACTGGTTCTACTAAATATGCCTGGACCACCCCGCAACAGGAAAGGGGACGAAAATT ATATGGAGTTTTTAGAAGTCCTCACAGAGCACCTGGATCGGGTTATGTTGGTTCGTGGTGGAGGACGCGAGGTTATTACCATCTACTCTTGA
- the slc12a5 gene encoding solute carrier family 12 member 5, giving the protein MLNNLTECEEGEGGPSQGDGNPKESSPFINSSEMDTGKNMALFEEEMDTSPMVSSLLSGLANYTNLTQGVKEHEEAENNEGGKKKPVQAPRMGTFMGVYLPCLQNIFGVILFLRLTWVVGVGGIMESFIMVVMCCSCTMLTAISMSAIATNGVVPAGGSYYMISRSLGPEFGGAVGLCFYLGTTFAGAMYILGTIEILLTYLFPGMAIFIAQEAREEPAALLNNMRVYGTCVLTCMAIVVFVGVKYVNKFALVFLGCVILSIIAIYAGVIKSAFDPPDFPICLLGNRTLSRKGFDVCAKFIDSGNETVTTKLWALFCSSPFLNATCDTYFSQNNVTEVQGIPGVASGLIRDNLWAGYMQKGIIVEKQGLRSAPNSDALNLDQPYVFSDMTTYFTLLVGIYFPSVTGIMAGSNRSGDLRDAQKSIPIGTIMAIATTSFVYISSVILFGACIEGVVLRDKFGEAVNGNLVVGTLAWPSPWVIVIGSFFSTCGAGLQSLTGAPRLLQAIARDGIVPFLQVFGHGKANGEPTWALLLTACICEIGILIASLDEVAPILSMFFLMCYMFVNLACAVQTLLRTPNWRPRFKYYHWTLSFLGMSLCLSLMFICSWYYALVAMSIAGLIYKYIEYRGAEKEWGDGIRGLSLSAARYALLRLEEGPPHTKNWRPQLLVLVRVDQDQNVVHPQLLSLTSQLKAGKGLTIVGSVVEGTYLENHPQCQRAEESIRRLMEAEKVKGFCKVVISSNTRDGISHLIQSSGLGGLQHNTLLVGWPRNWRQKEDHQTWRNFIELVRETTAAHLALIVSKNVAMFPGNLERFSEGNIDVWWVVHDGGMLMLLPFLLRHHKVWKRCTMRIFTVAQMDDNSIQMKKDLTTFLYHLRINAEVEVVEMHDSDISAYTYEKTLVMEQRSQILKQMHLTKTEREREIQSITDESRGSIRRKNPSNSRLHLSVPEEQVGDCEEKSEEEVQLIHDKNTTGFSESAQSPAEEPDTTQEKVHLTWTKDKCTAEKNSSKCPSTPEAIKDFFNMKPYVYCVTFGL; this is encoded by the exons GCACCCCGGATGGGCACCTTCATGGGGGTCTACCTACCCTGCTTACAAAACATTTTTGGAGTGATCTTATTCCTACGTCTCACCTGGGTGGTCGGCGTTGGCGGCATCATGGAATCTTTCATTATGGTTGTGATGTGCTGCTCTTGT ACCATGCTGACTGCTATCTCAATGAGCGCCATCGCTACCAATGGAGTTGTGCCAG cTGGTGGATCATATTACATGATCTCTCGATCGCTTGGGCCGGAGTTTGGAGGAGCTGTGGGACTTTGCTTTTATCTTGGAACCACATTTGCAGGTGCCATGTACATCCTGGGAACCATAGAGATCCTGCTG ACTTATCTCTTCCCTGGCATGGCTATCTTTATCGCTCAGGAAGCTAGGGAGGAACCTGCAGCATTGCTCAACAATATGCGTGTTTATGGCACATGTGTGCTCACCTGCATGGCCATTGTAGTTTTTGTAGGAGTTAAATATGTGAATAAGTTTGCCCTGGTTTTCCTGGGCTGTGTCATCTTGTCCATCATCGCAATATACGCCGGGGTAATCAAGTCCGCTTTCGACCCTCCAGATTTTCC TATCTGCCTTCTTGGTAATCGTACACTCTCCAGGAAAGGGTTTGATGTCTGTGCCAAGTTTATTGACAGTGGCAACGAGACAGTCACCACCAAGCTGTGGGCTCTCTTCTGCTCCTCACCATTCCTGAATGCCACATGTGATACATACTTCTCTCAGAACAACGTGACTGAGGTTCAGGGCATCCCTGGTGTAGCCAGTGGTCTTATTCGAG ATAACCTTTGGGCTGGTTATATGCAGAAAGGTATCATAGTGGAGAAACAAGGACTACGATCTGCTCCTAATTCAGATGCCCTCAATCTGGATCAGCCTTATGTTTTCAGTGATATGACCACCTACTTTACTCTTCTGGTGGGGATCTACTTCCCCTCAGTTACAG GCATTATGGCTGGTTCCAACAGGTCTGGAGATCTTCGGGATGCCCAGAAATCCATCCCCATTGGCACTATTATGGCCATAGCCACCACATCATTTGTGT ATATCTCTTCAGTTATTTTATTTGGAGCATGCATCGAGGGGGTTGTCTTGCGTGACAA atttggagAGGCGGTGAATGGAAATTTAGTGGTAGGCACTCTAGCATGGCCATCCCCTTGGGTCATTGTGATTGGATCTTTTTTCTCTACATGTGGGGCAGGTTTGCAGAGTTTAACAGGGGCCCCACGTCTTCTACAAGCAATTGCTCGAGATGGAATTGTTCCGTTTCTCCAG GTCTTTGGTCATGGGAAAGCTAATGGAGAGCCAACATGGGCCCTTCTCCTCACCGCCTGTATCTGTGAGATTGGTATCCTCATTGCATCCCTGGATGAAGTGGCTCCAATTCTTTCAAT GTTTTTCTTAATGTGTTACATGTTTGTTAACTTGGCCTGTGCAGTGCAGACCTTGTTAAGGACTCCCAACTGGAGGCCTCGTTTCAAATATTATCACTG GACTCTTTCATTTCTTGGGATGAGTCTTTGTCTGTCTCTTATGTTTATCTGCTCCTGGTACTATGCTCTTGTTGCCATGTCGATCGCTGgacttatttataaatacattgagTACAGAGG GGCAGAGAAAGAGTGGGGTGATGGGATCCGCGGTCTGTCCCTCAGTGCTGCTCGATATGCACTACTGCGGTTAGAAGAAGGGCCACCACACACGAAGAACTGGAG GCCTCAGTTGCTGGTTCTAGTACGTGTGGACCAGGATCAAAATGTTGTTCACCCGCAGCTCCTTTCATTAACCTCTCAACTGAAGGCAGGAAAGGGTCTGACGATTGTTGGCTCAGTGGTAGAGGGAACATACTTAGAAAACCACCCTCAGTGTCAGCGTGCTGAAGAG TCTATTCGCCGACTCATGGAGGCAGAGAAAGTTAAAGGTTTCTGCAAGGTGGTTATTTCATCAAATACCCGGGATGGGATTTCCCATCTGATTCAGTCTAGTGGACTTGGAGGCTTGCAGCACAATACCCTGCTAGTGGGTTGGCCACGAAACTGGAGGCAAAAAGAAGACCACCAAACCTGGAGAAATTTCATTG AACTTGTAAGAGAAACAACTGCTGCTCACCTGGCTCTAATTGTTAGCAAGAATGTAGCTATGTTCCCTGGAAACCTAGAGAGATTTTCTGAAGGCAACATTGATGTTTGGTGGGTGGTCCATGATGGAGGAATGTTGATGTTACTGCCATTCCTCCTGCGTCATCACAAG GTTTGGAAGAGATGTACAATGCGCATATTTACTGTTGCACAGATGGACGACAACAGCATACAGATGAAGAAAGACTTGACCACTTTCCTTTATCATTTAAGAATTAATGCTGAGGTAGAGGTGGTTGAAATG caTGACAGCGACATCTCGGCCTATACTTATGAGAAGACGCTAGTTATGGAGCAGAGGTCCCAAATCCTAAAGCAGATGCATCTCACCAAAACTGAACGTGAACGTGAG ATTCAAAGTATTACAGATGAATCCCGTGGATCCATCAGACGTAAGAATCCTTCCAACTCCAGGCTGCACTTGAGCGTTCCAGAAGAGCAGGTGGGAGACTGTGAGGAGAAGTCCGAAGAAGAG GTACAGCTTATTCATGACAAAAATACAACAGGCTTTTCAGAGAGTGCCCAGTCTCCAGCAGAAGAACCAGACACAACTCAAGAGAAAGTGCACCTTACCTGGACTAAAGACAAATGCACAGCAGAAAAAAACAGTAGTAAATGTCCCAGCACTCCAGAGGCCATTAAAGATTTCTTCAACATGAAGCCGTATGTATACTGTGTCACTTTCGGTCTCTAA
- the slc12a5 gene encoding solute carrier family 12 member 5 isoform X1: MLNNLTECEEGEGGPSQGDGNPKESSPFINSSEMDTGKNMALFEEEMDTSPMVSSLLSGLANYTNLTQGVKEHEEAENNEGGKKKPVQAPRMGTFMGVYLPCLQNIFGVILFLRLTWVVGVGGIMESFIMVVMCCSCTMLTAISMSAIATNGVVPAGGSYYMISRSLGPEFGGAVGLCFYLGTTFAGAMYILGTIEILLTYLFPGMAIFIAQEAREEPAALLNNMRVYGTCVLTCMAIVVFVGVKYVNKFALVFLGCVILSIIAIYAGVIKSAFDPPDFPICLLGNRTLSRKGFDVCAKFIDSGNETVTTKLWALFCSSPFLNATCDTYFSQNNVTEVQGIPGVASGLIRDNLWAGYMQKGIIVEKQGLRSAPNSDALNLDQPYVFSDMTTYFTLLVGIYFPSVTGIMAGSNRSGDLRDAQKSIPIGTIMAIATTSFVYISSVILFGACIEGVVLRDKFGEAVNGNLVVGTLAWPSPWVIVIGSFFSTCGAGLQSLTGAPRLLQAIARDGIVPFLQVFGHGKANGEPTWALLLTACICEIGILIASLDEVAPILSMFFLMCYMFVNLACAVQTLLRTPNWRPRFKYYHWTLSFLGMSLCLSLMFICSWYYALVAMSIAGLIYKYIEYRGAEKEWGDGIRGLSLSAARYALLRLEEGPPHTKNWRPQLLVLVRVDQDQNVVHPQLLSLTSQLKAGKGLTIVGSVVEGTYLENHPQCQRAEESIRRLMEAEKVKGFCKVVISSNTRDGISHLIQSSGLGGLQHNTLLVGWPRNWRQKEDHQTWRNFIELVRETTAAHLALIVSKNVAMFPGNLERFSEGNIDVWWVVHDGGMLMLLPFLLRHHKVWKRCTMRIFTVAQMDDNSIQMKKDLTTFLYHLRINAEVEVVEMHDSDISAYTYEKTLVMEQRSQILKQMHLTKTEREREIQSITDESRGSIRRKNPSNSRLHLSVPEEQVGDCEEKSEEEVQLIHDKNTTGFSESAQSPAEEPDTTQEKVHLTWTKDKCTAEKNSSKCPSTPEAIKDFFNMKPEWENLNQSNVRRMHTAVKLNEVIVKKSHDAKLVLLNMPGPPRNRKGDENYMEFLEVLTEHLDRVMLVRGGGREVITIYS, from the exons GCACCCCGGATGGGCACCTTCATGGGGGTCTACCTACCCTGCTTACAAAACATTTTTGGAGTGATCTTATTCCTACGTCTCACCTGGGTGGTCGGCGTTGGCGGCATCATGGAATCTTTCATTATGGTTGTGATGTGCTGCTCTTGT ACCATGCTGACTGCTATCTCAATGAGCGCCATCGCTACCAATGGAGTTGTGCCAG cTGGTGGATCATATTACATGATCTCTCGATCGCTTGGGCCGGAGTTTGGAGGAGCTGTGGGACTTTGCTTTTATCTTGGAACCACATTTGCAGGTGCCATGTACATCCTGGGAACCATAGAGATCCTGCTG ACTTATCTCTTCCCTGGCATGGCTATCTTTATCGCTCAGGAAGCTAGGGAGGAACCTGCAGCATTGCTCAACAATATGCGTGTTTATGGCACATGTGTGCTCACCTGCATGGCCATTGTAGTTTTTGTAGGAGTTAAATATGTGAATAAGTTTGCCCTGGTTTTCCTGGGCTGTGTCATCTTGTCCATCATCGCAATATACGCCGGGGTAATCAAGTCCGCTTTCGACCCTCCAGATTTTCC TATCTGCCTTCTTGGTAATCGTACACTCTCCAGGAAAGGGTTTGATGTCTGTGCCAAGTTTATTGACAGTGGCAACGAGACAGTCACCACCAAGCTGTGGGCTCTCTTCTGCTCCTCACCATTCCTGAATGCCACATGTGATACATACTTCTCTCAGAACAACGTGACTGAGGTTCAGGGCATCCCTGGTGTAGCCAGTGGTCTTATTCGAG ATAACCTTTGGGCTGGTTATATGCAGAAAGGTATCATAGTGGAGAAACAAGGACTACGATCTGCTCCTAATTCAGATGCCCTCAATCTGGATCAGCCTTATGTTTTCAGTGATATGACCACCTACTTTACTCTTCTGGTGGGGATCTACTTCCCCTCAGTTACAG GCATTATGGCTGGTTCCAACAGGTCTGGAGATCTTCGGGATGCCCAGAAATCCATCCCCATTGGCACTATTATGGCCATAGCCACCACATCATTTGTGT ATATCTCTTCAGTTATTTTATTTGGAGCATGCATCGAGGGGGTTGTCTTGCGTGACAA atttggagAGGCGGTGAATGGAAATTTAGTGGTAGGCACTCTAGCATGGCCATCCCCTTGGGTCATTGTGATTGGATCTTTTTTCTCTACATGTGGGGCAGGTTTGCAGAGTTTAACAGGGGCCCCACGTCTTCTACAAGCAATTGCTCGAGATGGAATTGTTCCGTTTCTCCAG GTCTTTGGTCATGGGAAAGCTAATGGAGAGCCAACATGGGCCCTTCTCCTCACCGCCTGTATCTGTGAGATTGGTATCCTCATTGCATCCCTGGATGAAGTGGCTCCAATTCTTTCAAT GTTTTTCTTAATGTGTTACATGTTTGTTAACTTGGCCTGTGCAGTGCAGACCTTGTTAAGGACTCCCAACTGGAGGCCTCGTTTCAAATATTATCACTG GACTCTTTCATTTCTTGGGATGAGTCTTTGTCTGTCTCTTATGTTTATCTGCTCCTGGTACTATGCTCTTGTTGCCATGTCGATCGCTGgacttatttataaatacattgagTACAGAGG GGCAGAGAAAGAGTGGGGTGATGGGATCCGCGGTCTGTCCCTCAGTGCTGCTCGATATGCACTACTGCGGTTAGAAGAAGGGCCACCACACACGAAGAACTGGAG GCCTCAGTTGCTGGTTCTAGTACGTGTGGACCAGGATCAAAATGTTGTTCACCCGCAGCTCCTTTCATTAACCTCTCAACTGAAGGCAGGAAAGGGTCTGACGATTGTTGGCTCAGTGGTAGAGGGAACATACTTAGAAAACCACCCTCAGTGTCAGCGTGCTGAAGAG TCTATTCGCCGACTCATGGAGGCAGAGAAAGTTAAAGGTTTCTGCAAGGTGGTTATTTCATCAAATACCCGGGATGGGATTTCCCATCTGATTCAGTCTAGTGGACTTGGAGGCTTGCAGCACAATACCCTGCTAGTGGGTTGGCCACGAAACTGGAGGCAAAAAGAAGACCACCAAACCTGGAGAAATTTCATTG AACTTGTAAGAGAAACAACTGCTGCTCACCTGGCTCTAATTGTTAGCAAGAATGTAGCTATGTTCCCTGGAAACCTAGAGAGATTTTCTGAAGGCAACATTGATGTTTGGTGGGTGGTCCATGATGGAGGAATGTTGATGTTACTGCCATTCCTCCTGCGTCATCACAAG GTTTGGAAGAGATGTACAATGCGCATATTTACTGTTGCACAGATGGACGACAACAGCATACAGATGAAGAAAGACTTGACCACTTTCCTTTATCATTTAAGAATTAATGCTGAGGTAGAGGTGGTTGAAATG caTGACAGCGACATCTCGGCCTATACTTATGAGAAGACGCTAGTTATGGAGCAGAGGTCCCAAATCCTAAAGCAGATGCATCTCACCAAAACTGAACGTGAACGTGAG ATTCAAAGTATTACAGATGAATCCCGTGGATCCATCAGACGTAAGAATCCTTCCAACTCCAGGCTGCACTTGAGCGTTCCAGAAGAGCAGGTGGGAGACTGTGAGGAGAAGTCCGAAGAAGAG GTACAGCTTATTCATGACAAAAATACAACAGGCTTTTCAGAGAGTGCCCAGTCTCCAGCAGAAGAACCAGACACAACTCAAGAGAAAGTGCACCTTACCTGGACTAAAGACAAATGCACAGCAGAAAAAAACAGTAGTAAATGTCCCAGCACTCCAGAGGCCATTAAAGATTTCTTCAACATGAAGCC TGAATGGGAAAACTT aaaccagtcaAATGTACGAAGAATGCACACAGCTGTGAAACTCAATGAAGTAATTGTGAAAAAATCCCATGATGCAAAACTGGTTCTACTAAATATGCCTGGACCACCCCGCAACAGGAAAGGGGACGAAAATT ATATGGAGTTTTTAGAAGTCCTCACAGAGCACCTGGATCGGGTTATGTTGGTTCGTGGTGGAGGACGCGAGGTTATTACCATCTACTCTTGA